In Fervidobacterium nodosum Rt17-B1, one genomic interval encodes:
- a CDS encoding iron ABC transporter permease: MLSGGDTFFKIYFSLQECSLTLSIILLFGSNGLITKQLLKMNWDIYGLDGLVIAQTMGMFPIAYLTMVGVLESIDSTLEEAAMNLGASRWKIFSTITLPLSLPGLLSSWLLVFTNSVADFANPLMLGGKFNVLSVTAYLEVTGMNRLDRGAALSLLLLLPTLTAFYLQRYVVNRKSYVTVTGKPSGRIVEIVSPKTKIFLTTLVYIIVFFLIGLYSTIFMGCFVKNWGIDYTFTTANIKEALQRGKDALVDTTILASVAMPIAGIFSMIVAFLFVRKKFPGKKILQGLVLLPFSIPGTLIGISYVIAFNKPPIILVGTAAIIVINYVIRELPVGVEGGVATLKQIDPSIEEAAQNLGANPQTVFSTIILPLIRPAFISSLSYTFVRSMTAVSAVVFLISAKWYHITMQIYNFSENLRFGLASVLSSVLIIIILTVFGLLRILVKKSEYLEKTIVQ, from the coding sequence ATATTATCAGGAGGCGATACTTTTTTCAAAATCTATTTTTCCTTACAGGAATGCTCATTAACATTATCTATAATTTTACTCTTTGGTTCAAACGGATTAATAACTAAGCAACTATTAAAAATGAACTGGGATATTTACGGGTTAGATGGGCTTGTGATTGCACAAACGATGGGTATGTTCCCTATAGCTTATTTAACCATGGTTGGCGTACTGGAGTCTATTGATAGTACTTTAGAAGAAGCAGCAATGAACCTTGGTGCAAGTAGATGGAAAATTTTTTCAACAATTACATTACCACTTTCACTTCCAGGTTTACTTAGTTCCTGGCTTTTGGTATTCACAAATTCTGTTGCTGATTTCGCTAATCCTTTGATGCTTGGTGGTAAGTTCAATGTTTTATCCGTTACGGCTTACCTTGAAGTTACCGGTATGAACAGACTTGATAGAGGTGCGGCATTATCACTTCTGTTGCTCCTACCAACACTGACAGCGTTTTATTTGCAAAGATATGTGGTAAATAGAAAATCATACGTAACAGTAACTGGCAAGCCAAGTGGAAGAATAGTTGAAATAGTTAGCCCAAAAACGAAAATTTTCTTAACTACGCTTGTATATATTATAGTTTTCTTTTTAATAGGTCTTTACTCAACAATATTCATGGGGTGCTTTGTCAAAAATTGGGGTATCGATTACACATTTACAACAGCAAATATAAAAGAAGCACTCCAAAGAGGGAAGGATGCTCTTGTAGATACGACTATACTGGCAAGTGTTGCTATGCCAATAGCTGGTATTTTTTCAATGATTGTCGCATTTTTATTCGTAAGAAAGAAATTTCCAGGAAAGAAGATTTTGCAAGGATTGGTATTACTACCGTTTTCAATACCTGGTACACTTATAGGTATTAGTTACGTTATAGCGTTTAATAAACCACCAATTATTTTAGTAGGCACGGCCGCAATAATTGTAATAAATTACGTTATTAGAGAATTACCCGTTGGGGTAGAAGGTGGAGTTGCAACATTAAAGCAGATAGATCCATCTATAGAGGAAGCCGCTCAAAACTTAGGTGCAAACCCACAAACAGTATTTTCAACTATTATTTTACCACTGATACGACCTGCATTTATTTCAAGTTTGTCTTACACTTTCGTTAGGTCAATGACAGCAGTTAGTGCTGTGGTTTTCTTAATTTCAGCCAAGTGGTATCACATAACAATGCAAATATACAATTTCTCCGAAAATTTAAGATTCGGACTTGCAAGTGTTTTATCTTCAGTGCTCATAATAATAATACTAACAGTATTTGGACTACTTAGAATTCTTGTCAAAAAAAGCGAATACCTTGAAAAAACAATTGTACAGTAA
- a CDS encoding carbohydrate ABC transporter permease, which translates to MSKKRRMRKALAGYLYISPWIIGFLIFTAYPFFYSLYLSFFNVNFTVEGIKATFVGLKHYIYAFKTDPSFPINFWNTLLSIVLSTPLILVFSLVVAILLNNKLKARAFFRLLYFLPVVIISGPVISELVANNAAQIVDPRKYFIYNFFTLLPNTISYPFIYMFNNLVLILWFSGVQILFFLAGLQKISGSIYEAAKIDGANSWVIFWKITLPLIKPFVLINAIYTIVDLASFANNPVNTSITQRMFDIDKPYSYSSALSWIYFIAVMVIIGVAFLLLKEGRKNK; encoded by the coding sequence ATGAGTAAGAAAAGACGTATGAGAAAAGCTTTGGCTGGATATTTGTATATCTCACCATGGATAATAGGTTTCCTAATATTCACAGCCTATCCATTTTTCTATTCGCTGTATCTGAGCTTTTTCAACGTAAATTTCACAGTTGAAGGTATAAAGGCAACTTTTGTTGGTTTGAAACATTATATCTATGCATTCAAGACAGATCCATCGTTTCCAATAAATTTTTGGAATACGTTATTAAGTATTGTATTGTCAACACCGTTGATTCTCGTATTTTCACTCGTTGTAGCGATATTGTTGAATAACAAATTGAAAGCAAGGGCATTTTTCAGGCTTTTGTATTTCTTACCTGTAGTCATAATAAGTGGACCTGTTATATCTGAACTTGTGGCAAACAACGCAGCACAAATTGTCGATCCGAGAAAATATTTTATATACAACTTCTTTACACTCCTTCCCAATACGATAAGTTATCCGTTTATTTATATGTTCAACAACTTGGTGCTTATTTTGTGGTTCTCTGGTGTGCAGATACTATTTTTCTTGGCAGGTCTTCAAAAAATTAGTGGAAGCATCTATGAAGCAGCGAAGATAGACGGAGCAAATAGTTGGGTGATCTTTTGGAAGATAACATTACCATTGATAAAACCATTTGTACTGATAAATGCGATTTACACGATAGTTGATCTAGCTTCTTTCGCAAATAATCCTGTGAACACGAGTATAACTCAGAGGATGTTTGATATAGACAAGCCTTATTCATACTCATCAGCGTTGTCTTGGATTTACTTCATCGCTGTGATGGTTATAATAGGAGTTGCTTTTTTGCTTTTAAAAGAAGGGAGGAAGAATAAGTGA
- a CDS encoding beta-glucosidase: MDMLDIEKVISQMTLEEKIHFVVGVGVLGIEDNPKARVSGAAGETFEIPRLGIPRTVYADGPAGLRIDPERESDERKYHATAFPVETMLASTWNKNILKKVGEAMGEEVREYGVDVLLAPAINIHRNPLCGRNFEYYSEDPLLTGELAASFVEGVQSQGVGACLKHFVVNEQETNRMTVDTIVSERALREIYLKPFEIAIKKSKPWTVMSSYNKLNGYYTSQNSWLLTKVLRYEWQFDGFVMTDWFAGDDGAKQMAAGNDLIMPGKSHQVLKHRRNEIDDIRKAIENGELTEEVLNERIRNILRVLVKMPSFKGYNYSNNPDLEKNAKISYEAGCEGVVLLKNNEVLPISKDTTIALFGTGQIETIRGGTGSGETHPMYTINFLDGVVERGLNFDKELAQFYRAKIEELRNGEYRITRGQWNEEIKPKLPENLFIVSQLEDIAKRNDVAIIFITRISGEGYDRRAEKGDYYLTDDEYELIKNVSETFHKYGKKSLVVLNIGSPIEVESWKELTDGILLVWQPGQEAGRIFADVISGKVNPSGKLATTFPKDYKDVPSRSFPGEPKENPTSVTYDEGIYVGYRYYDTFRVEPSFEFGFGLSYTKFEYSNLNLYKDGSSIVVCFDVKNVGNVPGKEITQLYVRAPRVKIDKPYQELKGFFKTDTLAPGEMQKVKITVQISDLASFDGEKWVVEEGIYEFRVGASSRDIRLKGTLNL, translated from the coding sequence ATGGATATGTTAGATATTGAAAAGGTCATTAGTCAGATGACCCTTGAAGAAAAGATACACTTTGTTGTTGGTGTTGGTGTACTTGGAATTGAAGACAATCCAAAAGCACGTGTCAGTGGTGCTGCAGGTGAGACTTTTGAAATTCCAAGACTTGGAATTCCAAGAACCGTTTACGCAGATGGGCCAGCAGGTTTGAGAATAGATCCAGAAAGGGAAAGTGATGAAAGAAAATACCATGCAACAGCGTTTCCAGTTGAAACGATGCTTGCTTCAACGTGGAATAAGAACATTTTGAAAAAAGTGGGAGAGGCGATGGGCGAAGAGGTGAGAGAGTACGGAGTTGATGTGTTACTGGCTCCGGCTATAAATATACACAGAAACCCACTGTGCGGTAGGAATTTCGAGTACTATTCAGAAGACCCATTATTGACCGGTGAACTGGCAGCAAGTTTTGTTGAAGGTGTACAATCACAAGGTGTTGGTGCTTGTTTGAAGCATTTCGTTGTCAATGAACAAGAGACCAATAGAATGACTGTAGATACAATCGTTTCTGAAAGAGCATTAAGGGAAATTTATCTTAAGCCATTTGAAATCGCAATTAAGAAATCTAAGCCATGGACAGTGATGAGTTCTTACAACAAATTGAACGGTTATTACACCTCTCAGAACAGTTGGCTTTTAACGAAAGTTTTGAGATACGAATGGCAATTCGATGGTTTTGTTATGACAGATTGGTTTGCCGGTGATGATGGAGCTAAACAGATGGCTGCAGGTAATGATTTAATCATGCCAGGAAAGAGCCACCAGGTTTTGAAACACAGAAGAAATGAGATAGATGATATAAGAAAGGCTATTGAGAATGGAGAGCTAACAGAAGAGGTACTCAACGAGAGAATTCGAAATATACTAAGAGTACTTGTGAAGATGCCTTCTTTCAAAGGATACAATTATTCCAATAATCCGGATCTTGAGAAGAACGCAAAGATATCTTACGAAGCAGGTTGCGAAGGTGTCGTATTACTCAAGAACAACGAAGTATTACCGATATCGAAAGATACAACAATTGCACTCTTTGGCACTGGTCAAATCGAAACTATAAGAGGTGGAACGGGAAGTGGTGAAACACATCCGATGTACACTATCAATTTCCTCGATGGAGTTGTTGAAAGAGGTCTTAATTTCGATAAAGAACTTGCGCAATTTTATAGAGCAAAAATAGAAGAGTTGCGAAACGGCGAGTACAGAATAACACGTGGACAGTGGAACGAAGAAATCAAACCGAAATTGCCAGAAAATCTCTTTATTGTTTCTCAATTGGAAGATATAGCCAAGCGAAACGATGTTGCAATAATCTTCATAACGAGGATATCAGGTGAAGGATACGATAGAAGAGCAGAAAAAGGAGATTACTACTTAACCGACGATGAATACGAATTGATTAAAAACGTATCTGAGACATTCCATAAATATGGTAAAAAATCACTTGTTGTACTCAACATCGGTTCTCCTATAGAAGTTGAGAGTTGGAAAGAGTTAACTGACGGAATATTACTGGTTTGGCAACCTGGTCAAGAAGCTGGGAGAATATTTGCCGATGTAATTTCAGGAAAGGTTAATCCATCAGGTAAATTAGCAACAACATTCCCGAAGGATTACAAGGATGTACCGTCAAGGTCGTTCCCTGGAGAGCCAAAGGAAAATCCTACAAGCGTTACATACGACGAAGGAATATACGTTGGATACAGATATTACGATACATTTAGAGTCGAGCCAAGTTTCGAATTTGGTTTCGGACTTTCGTACACCAAGTTTGAATACAGTAATTTGAACCTGTACAAAGATGGTTCTTCGATAGTTGTTTGTTTCGATGTCAAAAACGTTGGAAACGTCCCAGGAAAAGAGATAACACAACTTTACGTTCGAGCACCAAGGGTGAAAATAGATAAACCGTACCAAGAGCTCAAGGGCTTTTTTAAAACAGACACGCTAGCTCCGGGAGAAATGCAAAAGGTGAAGATAACAGTGCAAATCAGTGACCTTGCTTCTTTCGATGGTGAAAAATGGGTTGTTGAAGAAGGTATTTATGAGTTTAGAGTTGGTGCATCATCGAGAGACATACGTTTGAAGGGTACTTTGAATTTGTAA
- a CDS encoding DUF5696 domain-containing protein produces the protein MSGFQGKYKFLFTIIYLLVGYLSFSQAIGNEFLSNRFTRPEKYVDVNSPFTLEGYTKIGESSALELWIDLKTTSLRVVDKRSGYIWGDVVTTHEAFSEMNDTWKAIAKSIVLIEYFDDRGISNVIGSADESVQKSYSRVNDGIDFKFNFKKVDISFLLSVRLSGDRIVFQLKNGTIKESGKYTLASVIFAPFLGSTVSNEIDGYVFVPDGPGALIRFSKPAHYLNWFEKRVYGKDYGIDNLASVNDLRSKRPNDFLREEPSILTPVFGIVHGVKRNAIFGVVTSGKEYSSIVAYPSGILSLYNWVSAKFIYRQKYLQPTSRSGAGIQVAQKDMNKFDAKLEVSFLAGNDADYVGMAKYYRDNYLKNILVKKIVGSNVPVAISLIASDIEKRVIGYRTMPITTFKQIEKIVSELKNSGIGNLKVIINGWQKGGIHGNKISKLSFEDSLGDIDDLINFVKNGKKNGYDVYLLDNVTKVTEKQINLKKEVGINLSQSVIYEDRDNRELWIYRSYYTNIVLASQYVSEKLTKLSEKGISNFALNEYGSKLYGDLKYGHEFFRSDALKLVERTLENISKKTDSLYLSNPNDYTWKYVDGILDIPMNCSQYLFETDTVPFLQIVLSGSIDYFAPYVNNSFFSRIDILKMIEYGALPSFLLTWVDNYLIKKTPLWDYPSTKYEDWKVKITEIYKEVSDALKNVRGSKIIDRFVVEPGIIVVSYNNGKSIVVNYTSKTYILNDQKIKPQSWIVTNSNSINVGVGQNE, from the coding sequence GTGTCAGGATTTCAAGGTAAATACAAATTTTTATTCACTATAATATACTTGCTTGTTGGCTATCTGTCTTTTTCTCAGGCGATAGGAAATGAATTCTTATCGAACAGGTTTACACGACCAGAGAAGTACGTAGATGTTAATTCTCCATTCACATTGGAAGGTTATACGAAGATAGGTGAATCAAGTGCTTTGGAATTATGGATCGATTTGAAAACAACATCGTTGAGGGTTGTCGATAAAAGAAGTGGATACATCTGGGGTGATGTCGTAACAACGCATGAAGCATTCTCTGAAATGAATGATACGTGGAAGGCAATAGCAAAGTCGATAGTTTTAATCGAATACTTCGATGATCGTGGTATTTCAAATGTGATTGGAAGTGCCGATGAAAGTGTTCAAAAAAGCTATAGTAGAGTCAATGATGGTATAGATTTTAAATTCAATTTCAAAAAAGTAGACATATCTTTCCTGTTGAGCGTAAGACTGAGTGGAGATAGAATTGTCTTTCAATTGAAGAATGGTACCATAAAGGAATCTGGAAAATACACGTTGGCTTCGGTTATCTTTGCACCGTTTCTTGGAAGTACAGTTTCAAATGAGATAGATGGATACGTGTTCGTACCGGACGGTCCAGGTGCGCTTATCAGATTTTCAAAGCCCGCTCATTATCTGAATTGGTTTGAAAAGAGGGTGTATGGTAAGGATTACGGTATCGATAACTTAGCTTCTGTCAACGACCTTCGTTCAAAAAGGCCAAATGATTTCTTACGTGAAGAACCGTCGATACTTACACCGGTCTTTGGAATTGTTCATGGTGTTAAAAGAAACGCTATATTTGGTGTCGTGACATCTGGTAAAGAGTACTCTTCTATCGTCGCTTATCCAAGTGGTATATTAAGCCTTTACAACTGGGTTTCCGCAAAATTTATATACCGCCAAAAATACCTTCAACCAACAAGTCGCAGTGGTGCAGGTATACAAGTCGCTCAGAAAGACATGAATAAATTCGATGCGAAACTTGAAGTATCGTTCCTAGCAGGTAACGATGCGGATTACGTTGGAATGGCAAAGTATTACAGAGATAATTATCTCAAAAACATCTTGGTGAAAAAGATCGTCGGTAGCAACGTGCCTGTTGCAATCTCTCTAATCGCTTCCGATATTGAAAAGAGAGTAATCGGTTATCGTACTATGCCGATAACAACGTTCAAACAGATTGAAAAGATAGTTAGCGAATTGAAAAATTCAGGGATAGGTAATTTGAAAGTGATAATCAATGGATGGCAAAAAGGTGGAATCCACGGGAACAAGATAAGTAAGCTTTCTTTTGAGGATAGCCTGGGTGATATAGACGATTTGATAAACTTTGTGAAGAATGGAAAGAAAAATGGTTACGATGTATACTTATTAGACAATGTGACGAAAGTTACCGAAAAGCAGATCAATTTGAAAAAAGAAGTCGGGATAAACTTGTCTCAGTCGGTTATATACGAAGATAGGGATAATAGGGAACTCTGGATTTACAGAAGTTATTATACAAACATCGTACTTGCAAGCCAGTACGTTTCTGAGAAACTCACAAAGCTGAGCGAAAAGGGAATTTCAAATTTTGCACTTAACGAATATGGTTCGAAGTTGTACGGTGATTTGAAATACGGACATGAATTTTTTAGAAGTGATGCGTTGAAACTTGTTGAAAGAACACTTGAAAACATTTCGAAAAAGACAGATAGCCTATATCTTTCAAATCCTAACGATTACACATGGAAGTACGTTGATGGTATCTTAGATATTCCAATGAATTGCAGCCAATACCTCTTTGAAACAGACACTGTACCGTTTTTACAGATCGTTTTGAGTGGTAGTATAGATTACTTCGCACCTTACGTAAATAATAGTTTCTTTTCACGAATAGATATACTCAAGATGATAGAATACGGCGCATTGCCATCTTTCTTATTAACATGGGTTGATAACTATTTGATAAAGAAGACTCCACTTTGGGATTATCCATCAACAAAATACGAAGACTGGAAAGTAAAAATTACCGAAATTTACAAGGAAGTTAGTGATGCTTTGAAAAATGTTCGCGGATCAAAGATAATTGACAGGTTTGTAGTTGAACCGGGAATCATCGTCGTAAGTTACAATAATGGAAAATCGATCGTTGTTAATTACACATCAAAGACTTACATTCTAAACGATCAGAAAATTAAACCACAATCGTGGATAGTAACTAATTCAAATTCTATAAACGTTGGAGTTGGTCAAAATGAGTAA
- a CDS encoding YIP1 family protein — MKRIGRPTNPLFGETANYKPKKLVVDKRGNLYIVSEGTFEGIIQLDKDGQFLGYFGSNTVGLTFLDKFIDLFYTKEQKAKLLNRIPKPYTNITIDDKGLIYTVTQKESGNAIKRHNTIGINVLSASRDRKMIDEDNFIDIAVDKDGRMYALTETGLIYEYDQEGNLIFSFGGRAIATERNGLFSVAVAITTDENGNLYVLDRERGLVHIFVPTEYANILHKALNLYEEGKYLESKKYWEQVMTYDGYSKIAHHGLGKAYFQEGDYNRAALHFKEAFSRRDYSDAFWELRNMFLQNHMGLILFVFLLIIILFVLIDWLSRTGKLSVKVKVKSKLISDILYMKNILKHPLDTFYYIQKKRHGSVLSASIIYLLFLIVVLFDYFGRSFIFNLNTNERSVGFVILTAAAPVGLWVISNWLVSSINDGKGTLRDIYIFTAYTFAPYILFQPLVILSTYILTYNETFLIDFASLIIISWVGVLLFTGVKEIHDYNIRNTIKSILLTLGWIFVMILIYSIVYMLWDQLTETAFGIVQEVLYRVRISR, encoded by the coding sequence GTGAAAAGAATAGGTAGACCTACGAATCCACTCTTCGGTGAGACAGCTAATTACAAACCAAAGAAATTAGTCGTAGATAAAAGAGGCAATTTGTACATCGTTAGCGAAGGTACTTTTGAAGGAATTATACAACTTGATAAAGATGGACAGTTTCTTGGATACTTCGGTAGTAATACCGTTGGTTTAACATTTTTAGATAAATTCATAGATTTATTTTACACGAAAGAGCAAAAGGCAAAGTTGTTGAATAGAATTCCTAAACCATATACAAATATCACTATCGATGACAAAGGTTTGATATACACCGTAACACAGAAGGAATCTGGTAATGCAATAAAAAGGCACAACACTATCGGTATAAATGTACTGTCAGCTTCTCGTGATAGAAAGATGATCGATGAAGATAATTTCATCGATATAGCTGTTGATAAAGATGGGAGAATGTACGCATTAACGGAAACCGGTTTGATTTACGAATATGATCAGGAAGGTAACCTTATCTTTTCGTTCGGTGGACGCGCAATAGCAACTGAACGAAATGGACTCTTTTCCGTAGCTGTAGCTATAACAACTGATGAAAATGGGAATTTGTACGTGCTTGATAGAGAAAGAGGCCTTGTCCACATATTTGTACCAACAGAATATGCGAATATACTCCACAAAGCGTTGAATTTATATGAAGAAGGTAAGTACTTAGAAAGTAAGAAGTACTGGGAACAAGTAATGACCTATGATGGATATTCAAAGATCGCACACCATGGACTGGGTAAAGCATACTTTCAAGAAGGAGATTACAATAGAGCAGCTTTGCATTTCAAAGAAGCATTTTCACGTAGAGATTACTCCGATGCATTTTGGGAATTGAGGAATATGTTTTTGCAAAATCATATGGGGTTGATACTCTTTGTTTTCTTACTGATTATCATTCTATTCGTACTCATCGACTGGCTATCAAGAACCGGGAAACTTAGCGTAAAGGTAAAGGTAAAATCAAAGCTCATTTCAGATATTTTATACATGAAAAATATTCTAAAACATCCGTTAGATACGTTTTACTATATCCAAAAGAAAAGGCACGGTTCTGTGTTATCAGCTTCGATTATTTATTTGTTGTTCTTGATTGTTGTACTATTCGATTACTTCGGCAGGAGTTTTATATTCAATTTGAACACAAATGAGAGAAGTGTTGGGTTTGTGATTTTAACGGCAGCTGCACCAGTTGGATTGTGGGTCATATCTAATTGGCTTGTGAGCTCCATAAACGATGGGAAAGGAACGTTAAGGGATATATACATCTTCACCGCTTACACGTTCGCACCATATATACTCTTTCAACCGTTAGTCATTTTAAGTACGTATATACTCACATACAATGAGACGTTCTTAATCGATTTTGCCTCATTAATTATCATATCGTGGGTTGGTGTTTTACTCTTTACTGGTGTAAAAGAGATCCACGATTACAACATCAGAAATACGATAAAGAGTATTTTACTCACACTTGGTTGGATATTCGTGATGATTTTAATATATTCAATAGTATACATGTTGTGGGACCAACTAACGGAAACCGCTTTTGGTATAGTTCAGGAGGTGTTGTATCGTGTCAGGATTTCAAGGTAA
- a CDS encoding carbohydrate ABC transporter permease, with product MSKVKNFRTSFYYKYLKAPSTKFIIYFILIGVGYAYLYPLLYMITTSFMSVEDLVNPTVNWIPTKITFDNFARAWKVLEATKSLLNSAYMSTIPALFQTFITALIAYGLSRFEFPLKRFWIVLMLATFLIPSQVTLVTKYMLFSRLNLTGTPFVSFLPSLTGQGIRSAIFILLYYNFFNMLPKTFDEAAELDGANSFQIFFKIVFPLSIPAMVTTFIFSLVWYWNETLLTGLLLGNNIRTIPIALRDFVSKYSIMFPSADGSAANRINEGIRMSATLITILPLLITYLILQRQFVESLERTGITGE from the coding sequence GTGAGCAAAGTAAAGAATTTCAGAACCAGTTTTTATTATAAATATTTGAAGGCTCCATCAACGAAGTTCATTATATATTTTATTCTGATAGGTGTTGGATACGCTTACCTTTATCCATTGCTTTACATGATAACAACCTCATTTATGAGCGTTGAGGATCTTGTGAATCCAACTGTTAATTGGATTCCAACGAAAATTACGTTTGACAACTTTGCAAGAGCTTGGAAAGTATTGGAAGCCACAAAATCTTTGTTGAACAGTGCTTACATGTCAACTATTCCGGCGCTTTTTCAAACTTTCATCACAGCTCTGATAGCTTACGGATTATCACGTTTTGAATTCCCATTGAAAAGGTTTTGGATCGTACTTATGCTTGCGACGTTTTTGATACCGTCACAAGTAACACTTGTTACAAAGTACATGCTGTTCAGCAGACTGAACCTTACCGGTACACCATTTGTTAGTTTCCTTCCATCGCTAACAGGTCAAGGTATAAGGAGTGCTATCTTCATACTTTTGTACTATAACTTCTTCAACATGTTACCAAAGACATTTGATGAAGCAGCTGAACTTGATGGTGCAAATTCTTTTCAGATATTTTTTAAAATCGTCTTCCCACTTTCCATACCAGCTATGGTAACAACGTTCATATTTTCGCTGGTATGGTATTGGAATGAAACGTTACTAACAGGACTTTTGTTGGGAAATAACATAAGAACAATACCGATAGCTTTAAGAGACTTTGTGTCTAAATATTCCATTATGTTCCCATCAGCGGATGGCAGTGCGGCAAATAGGATAAACGAAGGGATAAGGATGTCGGCAACGTTGATCACTATCCTTCCGTTGTTGATTACTTATCTGATTTTGCAAAGACAGTTTGTTGAAAGTCTTGAAAGAACTGGAATCACTGGGGAATAA
- a CDS encoding IS110 family transposase: protein MEQKYVNPKVSRISQDTLIVGIDVAKRNHWVRMTDYRGIDLISPFKINNTIDGIKMLEEKIRIIKQKEGLNNVILGMEPSGHYWKVLAWQMKSNEQVNYLVGVNPYHVKKSKEFDDNSPSKNDKKDAGLIAKLIKDGRYFDMHLSNDVYSELKVLTTTREQLVSKRKNSKNIVIAIIDEYFPEYEKIYKNIFSEGSMKLLKTYPFPEEILRVGVEEIESVLKESTKGKDWKSRARKIYEAARESVGVRAGQKSAKMKLRMLLEEIELLTRQIQELEEEMKKMIEETEEGEYIESVPGIGTVMTATILGETGGLSRFKSWKQIRKLAGLNLYEESSGEHKGKTRITKRGRPLLRKIIYLMAKTVIRHNREIMEKYLKLRKREKNPLKETQALIAIGLKMIRIIFKLVKSKTRYEPERVYV, encoded by the coding sequence ATGGAACAAAAGTATGTTAATCCAAAAGTTTCAAGAATTTCTCAAGACACTCTAATTGTCGGTATTGATGTTGCTAAAAGAAATCATTGGGTTAGGATGACTGATTATCGTGGAATTGATTTGATTAGCCCTTTCAAGATTAATAATACCATAGATGGTATTAAAATGTTAGAGGAAAAAATAAGAATTATTAAGCAAAAGGAAGGGTTAAACAACGTAATCTTAGGCATGGAACCATCAGGGCATTATTGGAAGGTTTTAGCTTGGCAAATGAAATCTAACGAGCAAGTAAATTATCTTGTTGGAGTAAATCCATATCATGTGAAGAAAAGCAAAGAATTTGATGATAACTCACCTAGTAAAAATGACAAGAAAGATGCAGGATTAATAGCCAAATTAATCAAAGATGGAAGATATTTCGATATGCATTTATCAAATGATGTGTATAGTGAGTTAAAAGTATTAACCACGACAAGGGAACAATTAGTAAGTAAGAGAAAAAATTCAAAAAATATTGTAATAGCTATAATAGACGAATACTTTCCTGAGTATGAGAAGATATACAAAAACATATTTTCGGAAGGTTCGATGAAATTATTAAAGACCTATCCATTTCCGGAAGAGATATTAAGAGTTGGAGTAGAAGAAATAGAAAGTGTATTGAAAGAATCGACAAAGGGGAAAGACTGGAAAAGTAGGGCGCGGAAGATATACGAAGCAGCGAGAGAATCGGTAGGAGTAAGAGCAGGGCAAAAAAGTGCGAAAATGAAATTAAGGATGCTATTGGAAGAAATAGAGCTATTAACAAGACAAATTCAAGAGCTAGAAGAAGAGATGAAAAAAATGATAGAAGAAACAGAAGAAGGGGAATATATAGAAAGTGTGCCAGGGATAGGAACGGTAATGACAGCCACGATATTAGGAGAGACAGGAGGGTTAAGCAGGTTTAAAAGCTGGAAACAAATAAGGAAATTAGCTGGATTGAACCTGTACGAAGAAAGTTCTGGAGAACACAAAGGAAAAACGCGGATAACAAAAAGAGGGCGGCCGTTACTGAGGAAAATAATATACTTGATGGCAAAAACGGTGATAAGACATAACCGTGAAATAATGGAAAAATATTTAAAACTGAGGAAAAGAGAAAAAAATCCATTAAAAGAGACACAAGCATTGATAGCAATAGGATTGAAAATGATAAGGATAATATTCAAGTTAGTGAAAAGCAAGACAAGATATGAACCGGAGAGAGTATATGTATAG